The proteins below come from a single Flavobacterium lindanitolerans genomic window:
- a CDS encoding FG-GAP-like repeat-containing protein, which produces MKKIYLVVTTIFTCSLLQGQIFQEVTNQTFQGVFYGDAAIGDFDSNGRTDFIISGARPGYTGYSGLYKNNNGAFTENLNAAISQIMYSSIAVGDLNGDNKPDFIITGTKTGENASVVFEIYYNNGDGTFTKNTTSGIPGVNFGSVAIADLTNDGVADIVVNGNLGTEYITKVFQQNSDGTFSDLNAGLMGTYFSAIKVFDANADGYPDILVTGFSTNYIPETKLYTNSGSGSFTEKPITIPGIYFSSIDALDINNDGHLDLLISGTDYTPTPSLTIYTNDGFGNFILQENNFTGTYNGNSKFVDYNNDGLIDIFSIGSNAAGTNTVVLYKQNLDGSYTLDTENSAPIVGVNMSKGLWLDFDNDGDLDLLTIGFEGGNVAQTRLYKNKTINQETCGEPGNNTGDLGCVTFTYEGTSVTYTTVRGSDGNIWLQQNLGSVSVATAQNDEASYGDLFQWGRWDDGHQKRNSVTGTVPTPNNPSGLAAGSETYYTGWWTPNALSDKWEAATPSAATEVNGCDPCKALGNGWKLPTEAEWTAIKESQNIQNPATAFQSVLKLPASGYRAASGSFSFVGTRGYFWSSTTSSSGAKYMYVGSTIANPSAGGPRAQAAAIRCMKYPQTTSTYCTVSVDYDVEPITMVNFSDINNLTSEVVNTTPAYEDFTSIVGNVVRGNTYQLTVKGNTVGQFEHDIRAFFDWNKDGVFDMQTEYYHAVLMPSTGVDAIEATVSITIPATAVIGDTRMRIIKDQWNIYEEGEFDACLNAYYGQVEDYTINIQESLGTIDFSKNDFIVYPNPTNGIVNIQTKEAIKNISLYNHLGQLIVTQKQEQLNLTNLASGIYMVRVDFENGQTANKKIIKK; this is translated from the coding sequence ATGAAAAAAATATACTTAGTAGTAACAACAATCTTTACCTGCAGTCTTTTACAGGGTCAAATATTTCAGGAAGTCACCAACCAGACGTTTCAAGGCGTGTTTTATGGCGATGCTGCTATAGGCGATTTTGACAGCAACGGAAGAACCGATTTTATCATTTCGGGTGCCAGGCCGGGCTATACAGGATATTCCGGACTCTATAAAAACAATAATGGTGCTTTTACTGAAAACCTAAATGCTGCCATTAGCCAGATAATGTATTCCTCAATAGCTGTTGGTGACCTCAACGGCGATAACAAACCGGATTTCATCATTACGGGAACCAAAACAGGAGAAAATGCTTCTGTCGTTTTCGAAATTTATTATAACAATGGCGACGGTACATTTACTAAAAACACAACTTCCGGAATTCCGGGTGTGAACTTTGGTTCGGTAGCAATTGCAGACCTGACAAATGATGGTGTGGCAGACATTGTTGTGAACGGAAACTTAGGCACCGAATACATTACAAAAGTTTTCCAACAAAATTCTGACGGTACTTTTTCTGACCTGAATGCCGGACTGATGGGCACTTACTTTAGTGCTATAAAAGTTTTTGATGCCAATGCAGACGGATATCCGGATATTCTGGTAACCGGATTCAGCACCAATTATATCCCTGAAACCAAATTATATACCAATTCAGGAAGCGGTTCTTTTACAGAAAAGCCGATAACCATACCAGGCATTTATTTTTCATCTATTGATGCTTTAGACATCAACAATGATGGACATTTGGATTTGTTGATTTCCGGAACCGACTATACGCCAACTCCAAGCCTTACTATATACACGAATGACGGTTTCGGAAATTTCATTCTCCAGGAAAACAACTTTACAGGAACCTATAACGGGAACTCAAAATTTGTAGACTATAACAATGATGGACTAATTGACATTTTTTCAATTGGGAGTAATGCAGCTGGTACAAACACAGTAGTATTATACAAGCAGAACCTTGACGGCAGTTATACGTTAGACACAGAAAATAGCGCTCCCATTGTTGGTGTGAATATGTCAAAAGGTCTATGGCTGGATTTTGACAACGATGGCGATTTGGATTTGCTTACCATTGGTTTTGAAGGTGGCAATGTGGCGCAAACAAGGTTATACAAAAACAAAACAATCAATCAGGAAACTTGCGGTGAGCCGGGTAACAATACCGGAGATTTAGGTTGCGTGACTTTCACCTATGAAGGAACAAGCGTAACTTATACTACCGTTCGTGGTAGCGACGGCAATATCTGGCTGCAACAAAATCTTGGAAGTGTCAGCGTTGCCACTGCTCAAAACGATGAAGCTTCTTACGGCGATTTGTTCCAATGGGGAAGATGGGACGACGGACACCAAAAAAGAAATTCAGTTACAGGAACAGTTCCAACACCAAACAATCCGTCCGGGCTAGCTGCAGGAAGCGAAACCTATTATACAGGTTGGTGGACACCAAACGCTTTAAGCGACAAATGGGAAGCTGCCACTCCTTCAGCTGCAACAGAAGTAAACGGTTGCGACCCATGTAAGGCATTAGGAAACGGATGGAAACTTCCAACAGAAGCAGAATGGACCGCAATCAAGGAATCGCAAAACATACAAAACCCTGCGACAGCTTTCCAAAGCGTTTTAAAACTTCCTGCATCAGGATACAGGGCTGCATCGGGGTCATTTAGTTTCGTTGGAACAAGAGGTTATTTCTGGAGCTCTACAACAAGTTCATCAGGAGCTAAATATATGTATGTAGGCAGTACAATAGCCAACCCATCTGCAGGTGGTCCGAGAGCTCAGGCTGCAGCCATCAGATGTATGAAATATCCGCAAACCACATCAACCTATTGCACTGTTTCGGTAGATTATGATGTAGAACCCATCACAATGGTTAATTTCTCTGACATCAACAACCTGACTTCAGAAGTTGTAAATACGACTCCGGCTTATGAAGATTTCACTTCAATTGTAGGAAACGTAGTCAGAGGCAATACCTATCAATTAACTGTAAAAGGAAACACAGTTGGCCAATTCGAACATGACATAAGAGCATTCTTTGACTGGAACAAAGACGGGGTTTTCGATATGCAGACAGAATACTATCATGCCGTACTGATGCCTTCAACCGGAGTTGATGCCATAGAAGCAACCGTAAGTATTACTATTCCGGCTACAGCAGTTATAGGTGATACAAGAATGAGAATCATCAAAGACCAATGGAATATTTATGAAGAGGGAGAATTTGATGCCTGTCTGAATGCCTATTACGGTCAGGTAGAAGATTACACTATAAACATTCAGGAAAGCCTGGGTACAATTGATTTCAGCAAAAATGATTTCATAGTATATCCAAACCCAACCAATGGCATAGTGAATATCCAGACAAAAGAAGCTATTAAGAATATTAGCCTATACAATCATTTGGGGCAGCTTATTGTTACACAAAAACAGGAACAGCTAAACCTGACAAATCTTGCCAGCGGCATCTATATGGTTCGCGTCGATTTTGAAAACGGACAAACCGCCAACAAAAAGATTATCAAAAAATAA
- a CDS encoding metallophosphoesterase, with protein MLRWIFFIAFVVLVELYAFQAFKTITRAKWILIPYQLISLAIIIFVIYSFTQFDRTVGQNRQSLITIGLVLLTFLPKLVLTFILFGEDIYRVFSGIITHFLGNNDRGHFLPDRRKFISQVALGIAAVPFVSLLYGMTVGKYNFKVIRQTLFFLDLPDSFDGTTITQISDVHSGSFDNPEKIQYAVDLINEQQSDLVLFTGDIVNTHATEMHPWIDTFKKIHNPKLGKYSVLGNHDYGEYVEWPSDKAKSENFEAIKDLHRQIDFKLLLNQNVKISNGTDEIALIGVENWGHNFKKAGDLTKASEGLTDSDFKILMSHDPSHWEYEIKNHQTKYHLTLSGHTHGLQFGIEIPGFFKWSPVQYIYKQWAGLYENVGRYIYVNRGFGFHAYPGRVGIWPEITVITLKKGENVA; from the coding sequence ATGCTTCGCTGGATATTTTTTATTGCTTTTGTTGTTTTGGTAGAACTATATGCATTTCAGGCATTCAAGACAATTACAAGAGCAAAATGGATTCTGATTCCGTACCAACTTATTTCACTTGCCATCATTATTTTTGTCATTTATTCGTTTACCCAGTTTGACAGGACTGTGGGGCAGAACCGGCAATCATTAATAACTATCGGACTTGTTTTGTTGACCTTTTTGCCAAAATTGGTTCTGACTTTTATTTTGTTTGGAGAAGATATTTATCGTGTTTTTTCAGGAATCATTACTCATTTTTTGGGTAATAATGACAGGGGACATTTTCTTCCGGACAGAAGAAAGTTTATAAGCCAGGTGGCACTTGGAATTGCCGCGGTTCCTTTTGTTTCTCTTTTGTATGGTATGACGGTAGGGAAGTACAATTTTAAGGTTATAAGGCAGACTTTGTTTTTTCTGGACCTGCCAGATAGTTTTGACGGAACGACAATCACCCAGATATCTGATGTGCATAGTGGCAGTTTTGATAACCCCGAGAAAATCCAATATGCAGTTGATTTGATTAATGAACAGCAGTCGGATTTGGTTCTGTTTACGGGCGATATAGTGAATACACATGCTACAGAAATGCATCCCTGGATTGATACATTTAAAAAAATACACAACCCGAAACTTGGAAAATATTCTGTTTTAGGAAACCATGATTATGGCGAGTATGTGGAATGGCCATCCGACAAGGCGAAATCAGAAAATTTTGAAGCTATTAAAGATTTGCACAGGCAGATTGATTTTAAGTTATTGCTCAACCAGAATGTGAAAATCAGTAACGGGACCGATGAAATTGCTTTGATTGGAGTTGAAAACTGGGGGCATAATTTTAAAAAAGCAGGCGACTTAACAAAAGCGTCGGAAGGTTTGACAGATTCCGATTTTAAGATATTGATGAGCCATGACCCTTCGCATTGGGAATATGAGATAAAAAATCACCAGACAAAATACCACCTTACATTAAGCGGGCATACGCACGGTTTGCAGTTTGGAATTGAAATTCCCGGTTTTTTCAAGTGGAGCCCGGTGCAATATATTTACAAACAATGGGCCGGATTATATGAAAATGTGGGGCGTTATATTTACGTAAACAGGGGCTTTGGATTCCATGCCTATCCGGGCAGGGTGGGTATTTGGCCGGAAATTACAGTCATTACACTAAAAAAAGGTGAAAATGTAGCATAA
- a CDS encoding thioredoxin family protein, which yields MSKFGELINASVPVLIDFYTDWNEQSVSMHPVIRDVAAALGDKAKVIKIDVDKNQELADALRIKGLPTLMIYKEGQMVWRQSGELDANTIIGLVQEQL from the coding sequence ATGTCAAAATTTGGAGAACTTATCAACGCCTCTGTACCAGTCTTAATTGATTTTTATACAGATTGGAATGAACAGTCTGTATCAATGCATCCCGTGATTAGAGATGTGGCCGCTGCTTTGGGAGACAAGGCAAAAGTGATTAAGATTGATGTAGACAAAAACCAGGAATTGGCTGATGCTTTGCGTATTAAAGGGCTCCCGACGCTTATGATATATAAGGAAGGTCAGATGGTTTGGAGACAATCCGGAGAGCTGGATGCTAATACTATAATTGGTTTGGTGCAGGAGCAGCTTTAG
- a CDS encoding polysaccharide deacetylase family protein, translating into MGLWVKTNRLIKWAFPKYTWDIPNNANTIYLTFDDGPIPEITEWVLDVLKEHGIKATFFCIGDNIEKHPDIFHRVIREDHAIGNHTFNHLKGWSTPKKDYIENSMLCEKAIQQHVKGDGQGTKLFRPPYGKISPSQSRLLRRLGYKIVMWDVISMDFDKNTTPEKCLENVMKNTASGSVIVFHDSIKAFGNLQFVLPEAIRRLKEKGFVFGKIS; encoded by the coding sequence ATGGGTTTATGGGTAAAAACAAATCGGTTAATTAAATGGGCTTTTCCAAAATACACCTGGGACATTCCTAATAACGCCAATACAATTTATCTTACGTTTGATGACGGCCCAATTCCCGAAATCACAGAATGGGTGCTTGATGTATTAAAAGAACACGGCATAAAAGCCACTTTCTTTTGCATTGGCGACAATATTGAAAAGCATCCTGACATCTTCCATAGAGTAATCCGGGAAGACCATGCGATTGGCAACCATACCTTCAACCATCTGAAAGGTTGGTCGACACCTAAAAAAGACTACATTGAAAACAGCATGTTATGCGAAAAAGCCATCCAACAACACGTTAAAGGCGACGGACAGGGAACAAAACTTTTTCGCCCTCCGTACGGAAAAATAAGTCCCTCCCAATCCAGATTATTGAGAAGGCTTGGCTATAAAATTGTTATGTGGGATGTTATAAGTATGGATTTTGATAAAAACACCACGCCGGAGAAATGCCTTGAAAATGTAATGAAGAATACGGCAAGCGGAAGCGTAATTGTTTTCCACGACAGCATAAAGGCTTTCGGAAACCTTCAATTTGTATTGCCTGAAGCGATACGCCGTCTAAAAGAGAAAGGATTTGTTTTTGGCAAGATTAGCTAA
- a CDS encoding glycosyltransferase family 117 protein, with the protein MVSFNFKKWNTILGWTAFAIALVTYSLTVEPTLSFWDCGEYISTAAKLEVGHPPGAPLYQMMGAFFAMFATDASKVALMVNMMSVFSSAFTILFMFWSLTLLLKKLVSRFSEIDKNTSIAILGSAFVGSMAYTFSDSFWFNAVEAEVYAMASLLIAVLFWLGLRWEQDMDTPRGNRWLLLISLIVGLSFGVHFMALLTIPSIGFLYYFKHYKTVTVKNFIIANIVVVSILLFIFKLLLPLTMGFFGKTEVFMVNSLGMPFDSGTIFVALLFVVLFYFGLKYTKQKGYIQYNTMILCVLFILIGFSTWMMLPIRANANTVINENKPSDAREVLAYYNREQYGVNPLFYGPQFSDTYAGLDKDNPYLDKAPNYERDYKTGKYVIVNNYKNAEQNTDDNHKAFLPRMWSPEHAENYMTFTHVLNFRMNPNYEYEEELPRYGINPNDLSEEELAHYTSQLRAEMEKNVDEFRKAYASGQIDTEGYHKFLKSYGDYLIIDKPTTADNFKFMFEYQFGYMYWRYLMWNFTGRQNDNQGKYDNLDGNWMSGINFIDEARLGSQQNLPSDVLNNKGRNLYYFLPFILGIIGLIYHANKDLKSFYVLLALFLFTGLALKIYLNERPFEPRERDYALVGSFYVFAIWIGFGVYAIFDFIKKWLNPKIAGPVVIATTLLAAPVLMASQNWDDHDRSGKYTAIAMAKAYLNSCEPNAILFTIGDNDTFPLWYAQEIENIRTDVRIVNTSLFMTDWYIDQMKAKAYSSEPLPITFKHEQYVGDKLDYSIHRPQTDKRWNINDFMNFLSLNDPRALYELPNGQKIHYFPTNKIRIPINKEEIIANKVVSPKYYDSIVPYIDIDIKDRALYKNRLMMLNVVANNNWKRPIYFTGGSFGDDDYLWMKDYLQLDGMVYKLVPVKTALSKAPSPMDMGQIDSDKMYDIVMKWDWGNGGSTKIYHDPETRKNSISYRTNLARLMEQLINEGKPKKAKDIIDLAMKQMPIDQYGYYAFVEPFAGGYYEVGEKEKAREILKKLMKKYQESLTYFKTFSATEQNDYYVDIVTDIERYRGLLEVMKDRGDKEFYEANKKDFNSYNAMFKRFERDNE; encoded by the coding sequence ATGGTATCTTTCAACTTTAAAAAATGGAATACAATTTTGGGATGGACAGCTTTTGCTATTGCATTGGTGACTTACTCCCTGACTGTTGAACCCACATTAAGTTTCTGGGATTGCGGCGAATACATCTCTACAGCCGCCAAGCTCGAAGTAGGCCACCCACCGGGAGCCCCGCTTTATCAGATGATGGGCGCATTCTTCGCCATGTTTGCGACAGATGCCTCAAAAGTGGCTTTAATGGTTAACATGATGTCTGTTTTTTCAAGTGCATTTACCATTCTTTTTATGTTTTGGTCGCTGACCTTATTATTAAAAAAGCTGGTTTCAAGATTCTCCGAAATCGACAAAAATACCTCAATCGCAATTTTAGGCAGTGCATTTGTAGGTTCAATGGCTTATACTTTCTCAGACAGTTTCTGGTTTAATGCCGTAGAAGCAGAAGTTTACGCTATGGCCAGTTTGCTTATAGCCGTATTGTTCTGGTTGGGATTACGATGGGAACAGGATATGGACACGCCTCGCGGAAACAGATGGCTGCTGCTTATTTCATTGATTGTGGGACTTTCTTTCGGGGTTCACTTCATGGCATTGCTTACTATTCCTTCTATCGGATTCTTATACTATTTCAAGCATTACAAAACCGTTACCGTCAAGAATTTCATTATTGCCAACATAGTAGTCGTTTCAATATTACTTTTCATCTTCAAACTGCTTTTGCCTTTAACAATGGGATTCTTTGGAAAAACCGAAGTTTTCATGGTCAACAGCTTAGGAATGCCTTTTGATTCAGGAACTATTTTTGTTGCATTGCTGTTTGTAGTTTTATTCTACTTCGGATTAAAATACACCAAACAAAAAGGCTATATACAGTACAACACTATGATTTTGTGTGTCCTTTTCATCCTGATTGGATTCTCTACCTGGATGATGCTTCCAATACGCGCCAATGCCAATACGGTTATCAACGAAAACAAGCCATCAGACGCGAGAGAAGTTCTTGCTTACTACAACAGGGAGCAGTATGGTGTAAACCCATTATTCTACGGTCCGCAATTTTCGGACACCTATGCCGGATTAGACAAGGACAACCCTTATCTTGACAAGGCTCCAAACTACGAAAGAGACTATAAAACCGGAAAATATGTAATCGTAAACAATTACAAAAACGCCGAACAAAATACAGACGACAATCACAAGGCTTTCCTGCCAAGAATGTGGAGCCCTGAACATGCTGAAAACTACATGACATTTACCCATGTATTGAATTTCAGAATGAATCCTAATTACGAATACGAAGAAGAACTTCCAAGATACGGCATTAATCCAAACGATTTGTCTGAAGAGGAATTGGCACACTACACCTCACAATTGCGTGCCGAAATGGAGAAAAATGTGGATGAGTTCCGCAAAGCCTATGCTTCGGGACAGATTGACACTGAAGGATACCATAAATTCCTTAAATCCTATGGTGATTACCTAATCATTGACAAACCTACAACAGCAGACAACTTTAAGTTCATGTTCGAATACCAGTTCGGATATATGTACTGGAGATATCTGATGTGGAATTTCACAGGAAGACAGAACGATAACCAGGGGAAATATGACAACCTGGACGGAAACTGGATGAGCGGAATCAATTTTATTGACGAAGCGCGTCTGGGCTCTCAGCAAAACCTTCCATCGGACGTTTTGAATAACAAAGGACGTAACCTGTATTATTTCCTTCCTTTCATTCTGGGAATCATAGGATTAATCTATCATGCAAATAAAGACCTGAAAAGTTTTTACGTATTGCTTGCCTTATTCTTATTTACCGGGCTGGCATTAAAAATCTACCTGAATGAAAGGCCGTTTGAGCCACGCGAAAGAGATTATGCTTTGGTAGGTTCTTTCTATGTATTTGCCATCTGGATTGGATTTGGTGTCTATGCGATATTTGATTTTATCAAAAAATGGCTCAACCCTAAAATTGCTGGGCCGGTTGTTATTGCAACTACCTTATTGGCTGCTCCGGTTTTAATGGCTTCTCAAAACTGGGACGACCATGACCGTTCCGGCAAATATACAGCAATTGCAATGGCAAAAGCGTATCTGAATTCCTGCGAACCAAACGCCATTCTATTTACTATTGGAGACAATGACACCTTCCCGCTTTGGTATGCTCAGGAAATCGAAAACATCAGAACCGATGTTCGTATTGTAAACACCAGCTTATTTATGACGGATTGGTACATCGACCAGATGAAGGCAAAAGCCTACAGCTCTGAGCCATTACCAATAACCTTTAAGCACGAGCAATATGTGGGAGATAAACTGGATTACTCAATACACAGGCCACAAACAGACAAGAGATGGAACATTAACGATTTTATGAATTTCCTTTCTCTGAATGACCCAAGAGCGCTGTATGAGCTTCCAAACGGACAAAAAATCCACTATTTCCCGACTAACAAAATCAGGATTCCTATCAATAAGGAGGAAATTATTGCCAACAAGGTAGTTTCTCCTAAATATTATGACTCGATTGTTCCTTATATTGATATTGACATCAAGGACAGGGCACTTTACAAAAACCGCTTGATGATGTTAAATGTCGTGGCCAACAATAACTGGAAACGTCCTATTTATTTCACCGGAGGAAGCTTTGGAGATGATGACTACTTATGGATGAAAGATTATTTACAGCTGGACGGAATGGTTTACAAACTGGTTCCTGTAAAAACAGCGCTTTCAAAAGCTCCTAGCCCAATGGATATGGGTCAGATTGATTCTGATAAGATGTATGATATTGTCATGAAATGGGATTGGGGCAATGGCGGAAGTACCAAGATTTACCATGACCCTGAAACGCGCAAAAACAGCATCAGCTACAGAACAAATCTTGCCCGACTGATGGAACAGCTAATCAATGAAGGCAAGCCTAAAAAGGCAAAAGACATTATTGATTTGGCGATGAAACAAATGCCAATAGACCAATACGGATACTATGCTTTTGTTGAGCCATTTGCCGGAGGTTATTATGAAGTGGGTGAAAAAGAAAAAGCAAGGGAAATTCTGAAGAAACTAATGAAAAAGTACCAGGAAAGCCTGACTTACTTCAAAACCTTCTCCGCTACAGAACAGAACGATTATTATGTTGACATTGTTACCGACATTGAGCGTTACAGAGGACTACTTGAAGTCATGAAAGACCGCGGTGATAAGGAATTCTATGAAGCAAACAAAAAAGACTTCAATTCTTACAACGCAATGTTTAAACGTTTTGAACGAGATAACGAATAA
- a CDS encoding universal stress protein — protein MKKILVPTDFSDHAEYALKVAAQIAKKNNGEIVLLHMLELPGQGSDAIGSGSDIPEIMFFKNKAIEKLESLMDISYLEGIPVSEIIQFEKTFEGIINISKKNNIDLIVMGSHGASGFQEMFIGSNTEKVVRSSDIPVLVIKKEEGEFSVEKFVFASDFTDEIKGSFAKVVEFAKKFNAHLNLVMINTPNSFKSTEVSNKIMQDFVSNFDISDYTFHIYNDTNVEKGVLNFAKSINADLIGMSTHGRKGLSHFFNGSISEDLVNHAQRPVVTFKI, from the coding sequence ATGAAAAAAATTTTAGTTCCAACCGATTTTTCTGACCACGCAGAATATGCCCTGAAAGTTGCCGCCCAGATTGCTAAAAAAAATAACGGAGAAATCGTGCTTCTCCATATGCTGGAACTTCCGGGACAAGGAAGTGATGCGATAGGCTCCGGAAGCGACATTCCTGAAATCATGTTTTTCAAAAACAAGGCCATCGAAAAACTGGAAAGCCTGATGGACATCAGCTATCTTGAAGGGATTCCGGTATCAGAAATTATACAGTTCGAAAAAACATTCGAAGGAATTATCAACATCAGCAAAAAAAACAATATAGACCTTATTGTTATGGGTTCTCATGGAGCCAGCGGTTTCCAGGAAATGTTTATCGGGTCTAACACAGAAAAAGTGGTTCGTTCTTCAGATATTCCTGTACTGGTCATCAAAAAAGAAGAAGGAGAATTTAGCGTAGAAAAATTTGTTTTCGCATCTGATTTTACAGACGAAATAAAAGGTTCTTTTGCCAAAGTCGTAGAATTTGCAAAAAAATTCAACGCACATCTCAATCTGGTAATGATAAATACTCCGAACAGCTTCAAGTCTACTGAAGTTTCCAATAAAATCATGCAGGATTTCGTTTCCAATTTTGACATTAGCGACTATACTTTCCATATCTACAATGATACGAATGTGGAAAAAGGCGTTCTGAACTTTGCAAAAAGCATTAATGCCGATTTAATTGGAATGAGCACTCACGGAAGAAAAGGACTTTCCCACTTCTTCAACGGAAGCATCAGCGAAGACTTAGTCAACCATGCACAAAGACCGGTCGTTACTTTCAAAATTTAA
- the rimP gene encoding ribosome assembly cofactor RimP, which yields MTFKEKVSELLKAGLEEKPSIFLIDLTITDAFKIIVTLDGDNGVTLQDCIDISRAIEHNLDREEQDFSLEVASGGVSAPLKLVRQYKKNIGRTLQVKTATDIITAELADANEEFITLVWTAREPKKIGKGKETVEKRQEIPYTDIKEAIVTITF from the coding sequence ATGACATTTAAGGAAAAAGTTAGTGAGTTATTAAAAGCGGGCCTGGAAGAAAAACCATCCATTTTTCTTATCGATCTTACGATAACCGATGCTTTCAAAATTATTGTTACTTTAGATGGTGATAATGGTGTAACTTTGCAAGACTGTATCGACATCAGTCGTGCTATAGAGCATAATCTCGACCGGGAAGAACAGGATTTTTCTTTGGAAGTGGCATCGGGAGGTGTTTCGGCTCCGCTGAAACTGGTAAGGCAGTATAAGAAAAACATAGGTAGGACACTACAGGTAAAGACTGCGACCGATATTATAACTGCAGAACTTGCTGATGCAAATGAGGAATTCATCACATTGGTATGGACTGCAAGAGAACCTAAAAAAATAGGTAAAGGAAAAGAAACTGTTGAAAAAAGACAGGAGATTCCGTATACTGACATAAAAGAAGCAATTGTTACAATAACATTTTAA
- the nusA gene encoding transcription termination factor NusA, producing the protein MENIALIESFSEFKDDKLIDRVTLMAILEDVFRNALKKKYGSDDNFDIIINPDKGDMEIWRRRVIVADEDLDFENEEITLTEARKIEPDFEIGEEVSEEVKLIDLGRRAILALRQNLISKIHEHDNTNLYKQFKDLIGDIYTAEVHHVRPRAVILVDDEGNEIVLPKEKQIPSDFFRKGDNVRGIIENVELKGNKPQIVMSRTSEKFLEKLFEQEIPEVFDGLITIKGVVRIPGEKAKVAVDSYDDRIDPVGACVGMKGSRIHGIVRELGNENIDVINYTTNTQLFITRALSPAKVSSIKINEETKRADVFLKLEEVSKAIGRGGHNIKLAGLLTGYELDVIREGNIAEEEDDVELTEFSDEIDAWVIEEFAKIGLDTARSILKQDVNDLVRRTDLEEETILDVIRILKEEFED; encoded by the coding sequence ATGGAGAATATTGCATTAATCGAGTCATTTTCAGAGTTTAAAGACGACAAGCTGATTGATCGTGTAACGCTTATGGCGATTTTGGAAGATGTGTTTAGAAATGCATTGAAGAAGAAGTATGGTTCTGACGATAATTTCGATATCATTATCAATCCTGATAAAGGCGATATGGAAATTTGGAGAAGAAGAGTTATTGTTGCCGATGAAGATCTGGATTTCGAAAATGAAGAAATTACATTGACGGAAGCAAGAAAGATCGAGCCGGATTTCGAAATTGGCGAAGAAGTTTCTGAAGAAGTAAAGTTAATTGATCTGGGAAGAAGAGCTATTCTTGCTTTGCGCCAAAATCTGATTTCAAAAATACACGAACACGATAATACGAACCTGTATAAGCAATTTAAAGATTTAATTGGCGATATTTATACTGCAGAAGTGCACCATGTTCGTCCAAGAGCCGTAATTTTGGTGGATGATGAAGGAAATGAAATTGTGCTTCCTAAAGAAAAACAGATTCCGTCAGACTTTTTCAGAAAAGGAGATAACGTTCGAGGTATAATCGAGAATGTGGAGCTAAAAGGAAATAAGCCTCAGATTGTTATGTCCAGAACATCTGAAAAGTTCCTGGAAAAATTGTTTGAGCAGGAAATCCCGGAAGTATTTGACGGGCTAATTACTATTAAAGGAGTGGTTAGGATTCCGGGCGAAAAAGCAAAAGTAGCTGTAGATTCTTATGATGATAGAATTGACCCTGTTGGAGCTTGCGTTGGTATGAAAGGTTCAAGAATTCACGGTATTGTTCGTGAATTAGGAAATGAGAATATTGATGTTATTAATTATACAACCAATACGCAATTGTTTATTACAAGAGCATTAAGCCCGGCAAAAGTTTCTTCAATTAAAATAAACGAAGAAACTAAAAGAGCTGATGTGTTCCTGAAATTGGAAGAAGTATCAAAAGCAATTGGTAGAGGCGGACACAATATCAAGCTGGCTGGTCTTTTGACCGGATATGAATTGGATGTTATCCGTGAGGGTAATATCGCTGAAGAAGAAGATGATGTTGAATTAACAGAATTCTCTGATGAAATCGATGCTTGGGTAATCGAGGAATTTGCAAAAATTGGCCTTGATACTGCAAGAAGTATCTTGAAACAAGATGTTAATGATTTAGTTAGAAGAACAGATTTGGAAGAAGAAACAATTCTTGATGTAATAAGGATTCTAAAAGAAGAGTTCGAAGACTAA